One window of the Epinephelus moara isolate mb chromosome 24, YSFRI_EMoa_1.0, whole genome shotgun sequence genome contains the following:
- the si:dkey-49n23.1 gene encoding semaphorin-3D has protein sequence MTAIAAAVLQATGGLRAGGVKSLQILMLCLLPLLWLQPADSSTAPGATAWRQTGPRLQLSHTDLRNSSAVFWKGGVSGGYQALLLDEDQGWLLVGGKDHIYLLRPDSLDLPTHTIHWPAAREHVEHCRLAGKSLETECANFVRLLQPFNKTHVYACGTGAFHPQCTYLHIGHNTEEPLFMLSHTVESGRGKCPFSPREPFTARLTDGELYAGTSVDFMGANAAIFRTSIQGSSQHYIRTEAYDHNWLNEPEFVGSFSIPDTHSPDDDKVYFFFKERAVEAGQWDKRVYSRVARVCKNDVGGKRSLINRWTTFLKARLVCSVPGPSGVDTQFDELEDVFVLETKDPQNPTIYGVFSTSSSIFRGSAVCVFSMASIRAAFNGPFAHKEGPDYRWVEYKGRIPYPRPGTCPSETYDALHKSTKDFPDEVVSFMRQHQLMWEPVLPLGGRPILTQVNRPYMLKRVVVDRVDAEDGPYDVLHLGTDDGKVVKAVSVIKDNWDTEEIILEELTVFQSPTPILSMELSTKRQQLYVSSELGVVQLGLQRCELYGTDCAECCLARDPYCSWDGQTCSRYFPTSKRRARRQDVKYGDPWSQCPITEDDSDSVEVRLVYGVEGNSTFLECVPRSPLAELRWTVQHTESQQQTLSQTQDSRELPRGDDDRHLHMKRGLLVQHLELADTGLYTCTSHEHSYSQVLTRYRIHIIPNHSLHPTRHQHNHSPNHPSPVVLGRIGSTGVAGFLGQSGLPHPPPPPAGHRNSWLSQHPQQLPLKSYKDLHMVGTNSLSVDEYCEQLWYREKRRQQKLRALKLKQESRKARVRRNNPPEIPL, from the exons ATCTGAGGAACAGTTCGGCTGTGTTCTGGAAGGGCGGAGTCAGCGGTGGATACCAGGCCCTGTTACTGGACGAGGATCAGGGATGGCTGCTGGTCGGAGGGAAAGACCACATCTACCTGCTGAGGCCTGACAGCCTGGATCTGCCCACACATACT ATCCACTGGCCTGCTGCCAGAGAACATGTGGAGCACTGCAGGCTGGCAGGGAAAAGTCTGGAG acagAGTGTGCCAACTTCGTGCGGCTGCTGCAGCCTTTCAATAAGACCCATGTTTATGCTTGTGGTACCGGCGCCTTCCATCCGCAGTGCACATACCTGCACATTGGACACAACACAGAG GAGCCGTTGTTCATGCTGTCTCACACAGTCGAGTCAGGCAGAGGAAAATGTCCTTTCAGTCCCAGGGAGCCCTTCACTGCTCGGCTGACTG ATGGTGAGCTTTATGCAGGTACCTCAGTAGATTTCATGGGAGCCAACGCTGCGATCTTCCGTACGTCCATCCAGGGCAGCAGTCAACATTACATCCGGACCGAAGCGTATGATCACAACTGGCTCAATG AGCCGGAGTTTGTTGGCTCCTTCTCCATCCCTGACACTCACAGTCCCGACGACGACAAGGTCTACTTCTTCTTCAAGGAGCGGGCGGTGGAGGCCGGACAGTGGGACAAGAGGGTGTACAGCCGCGTGGCTCGAGTCTGCAAG AATGACGTGGGTGGGAAGAGGAGTCTGATCAACCGCTGGACCACCTTCCTCAAAGCCAGGCTGGTGTGTTCTGTCCCCGGCCCGTCTGGAGTGGACACGCAGTTCGACGAGCTCG AGGACGTCTTTGTTCTGGAGACCAAAGACCCTCAGAACCCGACCATCTACGGTGTCTTCAGTACGTCCAG cTCTATATTCCGTGgttcagcagtgtgtgtgttctccatGGCGTCTATCCGAGCTGCTTTCAACGGGCCGTTTGCCCATAAAGAAGGTCCTGACTATCGCTGGGTGGAGTACAAGGGCCGCATCCCCTACCCGAGACCTGGCACT TGTCCCAGCGAGACGTACGACGCTCTCCACAAGTCCACCAAAGACTTCCCAGACGAGGTGGTGAGCTTCATGCGGCAGCACCAGCTGATGTGGGAGCCTGTCCTGCCTCTGGGCGGCAGACCCATCTTGACCCAGGTCAACAGGCCCTACATGTTAAAGAGGGTCGTAGTGGACAGGGTGGACGCCGAGGACGGACCTTACGATGTCTTACACCTGGGCACAG ATGATGGGAAGGTGGTGAAGGCAGTGTCAGTCATCAAAGACAACTGGGACACAGAGGAGATCATTCTGGAGGAGCTGACGGTGTTCCAG AGTCCCACTCCCATCCTGAGCATGGAGCTGTCAACCAAGAGA CAACAGCTGTATGTGTCCAGTGAGCTCGGCGTGGTCCAGCTGGGGCTCCAGAGGTGTGAGTTATACGGGACAGACTGCGCTGAGTGCTGCTTGGCCAGAGACCCTTACTGCTCCTGGGACGGTCAGACCTGCTCCAGATACTTCCCCACCAGCAAGAG gcggGCGCGGAGACAGGATGTAAAGTATGGAGACCCCTGGAGTCAGTGCCCGATCACAGAGGACG ATTCGGACTCTGTGGAGGTGAGGTTGGTGTACGGTGTGGAAGGAAACTCAACCTTCCTGGAGTGTGTTCCTCGGTCGCCGCTGGCTGAGCTCAGGTGGACGGTGCAGCACACAGAGAGCCAGCAGCAGACTCTCAGTCAGACGCAGGACAGCAGAGAG CTCCCTCGAGGAGACGATGACCGCCACCTCCACATGAAGCGAGGGTTGTTGGTTCAGCACCTGGAGCTGGCTGACACAGGCCTCTACACCTGCACCAGCCACGAGCACTCCTACAGCCAGGTCCTGACCCGATACCGCATTCACATCATCCCCAACCACAGCCTCCACCCGACCCGTCACCAGCACAACCACAGCCCGAACCACCCGAGCCCGGTCGTCCTCGGGAGGATCGGCTCCACCGGGGTAGCCGGGTTTCTCGGCCAGTCGGGGCTCCCTCACCCACCACCTCCGCCTGCTGGTCACAGGAACTCGTGGCTGTCCCAGCATCCTCAGCAGCTTCCTCTGAAGAGCTACAAAGACCTGCACATGGTGGGGACCAACAGTCTGAGTGTGGACGAGTACTGTGAGCAGCTGTGGTACCGCGAGAAACGCCGGCAGCAGAAACTCCGAGCTCTGAAGCTGAAACAGGAGAGCAGGAAAGCCCGGGTGAGGAGGAACAACCCTCCTGAGATTCCCCTCTAG